The Chryseobacterium geocarposphaerae genome has a window encoding:
- a CDS encoding MMPL family transporter, whose protein sequence is MHRFFIFLYYLISKNKILSVVVAAGIAALCVFFASKINFEEDINQIIPKNEKSDLTAKVLQQLNFSDKIIVIIENKSKEDQFQLSETADSFLTKIEPLQKYIGSVQGKVNDNEISETFDFVNQNLPLFLNENDYKEIERKLQKDSIAKQVENNYISLVSPTSLVTKDFIKKDPLGITFLGIKKLNALNISKDFKLEDNYIITKDGKNLLLFIDPKNKSNDTKNNEAFINQLNEIKDNLNKQFKGKTEISYFGSPVIAVANAQQIKKDIQNTVIISMTVLLLLLIYYFRNVFTPIIVFLPTVFSVLLALLILYFIKDKISAISLSVGAILIGITIDYALHILTHYKHNNNIEELYKEITQPIILSSATTAVSFLCLVFVRSEALKDLGLFAAITVILSSITALIIVPQLYKPKTKEKAVNSNFIDKIGSYPYEKNKPLIIGCSAIILICLFGFRHVGFNEDIGDLNYIPKDLKISEAKLQKLSDITSKSIYTISYGNSENEALARNSQLSQFLEKEKKEGKILSYNSLGNVVLSEKDQQRKIEEWKRFWNTQKKNQTISELIKNGNQFGFNSSAFDQFNENLNKNYIPLTLKDYEKVKALQISEFLSNENGFYTVSNVVKVDDKKRDAFIKDVEKNHDALAIDRQQMNENFLGLLKRDFNTLINYSLLAIILTIIVFFRNFELTLLTMFPIVLTGVVTAGILYFLGLELNIFSTVVCTLVFGVGDDFSIFLTQAMQKEHTTGKNELPTYRTSIILAVFTTVLSIGSLIFAKHPALHSLALVALIGMFSVIIITSTLYPFWFRLLITNRAKKGLSPITFRLFVNSVLSFLYYGLGGLIFSAFGSIFAKNSKGKTLELIKLIMAKFLVSVLHTNPFVKKRLIRNPNEDFSKPAVIIANHTSFLDTLALAMANHKIIYLVNDWVYNSPIFGRMVRALGFYPVSQGIENGMNQLKEKVAHGYSLVVFPEAERSYTNDVKRFHKGAFYIAEEFGLDVVPVYIHGNSEVLPKGDFIIYDGAITVKIGERIHKDDLNFGKTYSERTKKINAYFREEFSKLRNELEDENYFKKKLFLSFLYKDTEVVKEIKDDFNKNKSVYFELNKHLPKDGNILHIANDYGQKDILLTLQQASRRIFGFIVDPEKREVARHSYIVKQRKIKYINNFSEINKEIDTVLISADSFDLGHLKELPKKIIFICEENFSLEHENYTLEFGSASIKIYRHT, encoded by the coding sequence ATGCATCGTTTCTTCATATTTTTATATTATCTCATATCAAAAAATAAGATTCTTTCTGTAGTTGTTGCAGCAGGAATAGCTGCTTTATGCGTTTTTTTCGCTTCAAAAATCAATTTTGAAGAAGATATCAACCAGATAATTCCTAAAAATGAAAAATCAGATCTTACTGCAAAAGTTCTTCAACAACTTAATTTTTCAGATAAAATCATTGTCATTATTGAAAATAAGTCCAAAGAAGATCAATTTCAGCTTTCGGAGACTGCCGATTCTTTTTTAACTAAAATTGAGCCTTTGCAAAAATACATTGGTTCGGTCCAGGGAAAAGTGAACGACAATGAGATTTCGGAAACCTTTGATTTTGTGAATCAGAACCTTCCCTTATTCTTAAACGAAAACGATTATAAAGAAATTGAAAGAAAGCTTCAAAAAGACAGTATAGCAAAACAGGTTGAAAACAATTATATTTCTCTTGTTTCCCCAACAAGCCTTGTCACCAAAGACTTCATTAAAAAAGATCCGCTAGGGATTACTTTTTTAGGGATCAAAAAACTGAACGCCCTTAATATCAGTAAAGATTTTAAGCTTGAAGATAATTACATCATTACCAAAGACGGAAAAAACCTTCTTCTTTTCATCGATCCGAAAAATAAAAGCAATGACACCAAAAATAATGAAGCGTTTATTAATCAACTGAATGAAATAAAAGATAACCTCAACAAACAATTCAAAGGAAAAACGGAAATCAGTTATTTCGGATCACCGGTTATTGCCGTTGCCAATGCCCAGCAAATCAAAAAAGACATTCAGAATACAGTCATTATTTCTATGACGGTACTTTTACTTTTGCTGATTTATTACTTCAGAAATGTATTTACGCCAATCATTGTTTTCCTGCCCACCGTTTTCTCTGTTTTACTCGCATTACTGATTTTATACTTTATTAAAGATAAAATCTCAGCTATTTCTTTAAGTGTTGGAGCCATATTGATAGGAATCACCATCGATTATGCACTTCATATTTTAACACACTATAAGCACAATAACAATATTGAAGAGCTATACAAAGAAATTACACAGCCTATTATTTTAAGTAGCGCCACGACAGCAGTTTCGTTTCTGTGTCTCGTTTTTGTACGCTCAGAAGCTTTAAAGGATTTGGGCCTTTTTGCTGCCATCACAGTTATTTTATCATCCATTACGGCGCTGATCATTGTCCCTCAATTATACAAGCCGAAGACAAAAGAAAAAGCGGTTAACTCAAATTTCATCGATAAAATAGGTTCTTATCCTTATGAAAAAAACAAACCTTTGATTATCGGCTGCTCCGCGATTATTTTAATCTGTCTTTTCGGTTTCAGGCATGTTGGCTTTAATGAAGATATCGGAGACTTAAATTATATTCCGAAAGATTTAAAAATAAGTGAAGCAAAACTTCAGAAACTTTCAGATATTACTTCAAAATCCATTTATACAATTTCTTACGGAAATTCGGAAAATGAAGCTTTAGCCAGAAACTCTCAACTGAGTCAATTTTTAGAAAAAGAAAAGAAAGAGGGAAAAATTTTAAGCTATAATTCACTGGGAAATGTTGTTTTATCGGAAAAAGATCAGCAACGAAAGATTGAGGAGTGGAAAAGGTTCTGGAATACTCAAAAGAAAAACCAGACGATTTCCGAATTAATAAAAAACGGAAATCAATTTGGATTCAACAGTTCGGCATTTGATCAGTTCAATGAGAATTTAAACAAAAACTATATTCCTCTAACCTTAAAAGACTACGAAAAAGTAAAAGCTCTACAGATTTCTGAGTTTTTAAGTAACGAAAACGGCTTTTACACCGTTTCAAATGTTGTAAAGGTAGATGATAAAAAAAGAGATGCTTTCATCAAAGATGTTGAAAAAAATCATGATGCGTTAGCAATCGACCGCCAACAGATGAATGAAAACTTTTTAGGGTTATTGAAAAGAGATTTTAATACCCTGATCAATTATTCTTTGTTAGCCATCATTTTAACCATCATTGTTTTCTTCCGAAATTTTGAATTGACACTCCTCACAATGTTTCCCATTGTTTTGACAGGAGTTGTCACCGCAGGAATTCTTTACTTTTTAGGATTAGAACTTAATATTTTCAGTACCGTTGTTTGTACTCTGGTTTTCGGAGTAGGAGATGATTTCAGCATTTTCCTTACTCAGGCCATGCAGAAAGAGCATACCACCGGGAAAAATGAACTTCCGACGTACAGAACTTCTATTATCTTAGCCGTTTTCACCACAGTACTTTCTATCGGTTCTTTGATTTTTGCCAAACATCCTGCATTACACTCTTTAGCTTTGGTAGCATTAATTGGGATGTTTTCTGTAATTATTATTACCTCAACATTATATCCGTTCTGGTTTAGGTTATTGATTACAAACAGAGCCAAAAAAGGACTTTCACCGATTACTTTCAGATTATTCGTCAATTCTGTTCTCTCCTTTTTATATTACGGATTGGGGGGACTAATTTTCTCTGCATTCGGAAGCATTTTTGCAAAAAATTCTAAAGGAAAAACGTTAGAGCTCATCAAATTGATCATGGCTAAATTTTTAGTTTCCGTTTTACATACGAATCCGTTTGTAAAAAAGAGACTGATCAGAAACCCAAATGAAGATTTCAGCAAACCCGCCGTCATCATAGCCAATCACACCTCTTTTCTTGACACCCTTGCTTTGGCAATGGCTAACCATAAAATTATTTACTTAGTCAATGACTGGGTGTATAACTCTCCAATTTTTGGAAGGATGGTAAGAGCTCTCGGATTCTATCCTGTTTCTCAAGGCATCGAAAACGGTATGAACCAGCTGAAAGAAAAAGTAGCACACGGCTATTCTTTAGTTGTATTCCCGGAAGCAGAGCGTTCTTACACCAATGATGTAAAAAGATTTCATAAAGGAGCATTTTATATTGCAGAAGAATTTGGGTTAGATGTTGTTCCTGTCTACATTCATGGAAATTCCGAGGTATTACCAAAAGGAGATTTCATTATCTACGACGGAGCTATTACCGTAAAAATCGGTGAGCGAATTCATAAAGATGACCTTAATTTCGGAAAAACATATTCGGAAAGGACAAAAAAGATAAATGCTTATTTCAGAGAGGAGTTTTCAAAACTCAGAAATGAACTGGAAGATGAAAACTATTTTAAAAAGAAACTATTTCTAAGCTTTTTATATAAGGATACTGAAGTTGTAAAAGAAATAAAGGACGATTTTAATAAAAACAAATCGGTATACTTTGAACTGAACAAACACCTTCCAAAAGACGGAAATATTCTGCACATTGCCAATGATTACGGTCAAAAAGATATTTTACTGACACTCCAACAGGCAAGCAGAAGGATATTCGGTTTTATTGTTGATCCGGAAAAACGCGAAGTTGCAAGACATAGCTATATAGTAAAGCAGAGAAAAATCAAGTACATCAACAATTTCTCAGAAATTAACAAAGAAATTGATACGGTTCTGATCTCTGCTGATTCTTTTGATCTTGGGCATTTAAAAGAACTTCCTAAGAAAATTATATTTATTTGCGAAGAAAATTTTTCTTTAGAACATGAAAATTATACCTTGGAATTCGGTTCAGCATCAATAAAAATATATAGACATACATAA